A region of Rhodamnia argentea isolate NSW1041297 chromosome 9, ASM2092103v1, whole genome shotgun sequence DNA encodes the following proteins:
- the LOC115739816 gene encoding S-linalool synthase-like, giving the protein MESQKPSIQSLVNKIKREVLARGKSLCSFLSPSPYDTAWLAMIPDPRQHDGPMFKGCLNWVLRNQNEEGFWGDYDHGEHETSDGVECLASTLVCMTVLKKWHVGSALIEKGLNFIHENTELFLARNKDEKFPRWVAILLPGMVDLAHAAGLEIEFPESAEPAIADLFSNRRRLLETEEVADPNQYYPLLSYLEALPPTYKVGHESILKHLDGDGSLFQSPSATSGAYLATGNEDCLAYLQSLASNCASNGVPSLYLVDEELTKLSMVHQLVRLGLTEYFDREKDEILAQIYRNYKHEKLVPKSIHSIADKLCKDCLEFWLLRMHGYSVSPSSICWFLDREEVRDRIEKHYEHFSSVFLYIYRASNLMLPGERQLEEARAFSKKFLEKIASGGTRDGSIVSSSHCRMIEHELGLPWMARLDHLEHRMWMEEKDACVLWRGKFSCHRSSLVHNQDIMQLALQNFELRQSVYRLELDVVKRWSGTTGLSKMGFGREKTTYTYFAVATSISLPCNSDVRVLVAKSAIVITVADDFFDMEGSLEDLEKLTDAVQRWDGEGLSGHADTIFNALDDLVTNFRVKCFQQSGKDIKENLRHIWGETFQSWLMEAKWSRSGGAPTTQEYLDVGMTSIAAHTLVLPSSCLASPATVLHQLWSDPYHTIAKLLMVITRLLNDIQSYRKEEKEGKLNFVLLYLKENPEANIEDSIKFVQLLIDQMKKEFLQHVLDRDSNLPEPSRRLHLGCLKVFHMFFNSSNRYDSDMDMLHDIHKALVMPPLVPKSKPLRPLPEPPGPKPRVFATKSWSGRFDLDCFPKKSFIKYRTSSHSGPAKRWEKMYKSSSFRLCFA; this is encoded by the exons ATGGAGTCCCAAAAGCCTTCGATTCAATCTCTCGTCAATAAGATCAAGAGAGAGGTACTCGCTCGCGGCAAGAGCTTGTGCTCGTTCCTCTCCCCTTCACCATACGACACTGCATGGTTGGCGATGATTCCCGATCCTCGCCAACACGATGGTCCCATGTTTAAGGGGTGCCTGAATTGGGTGCTCCGCAATCAAAATGAAGAAGGGTTTTGGGGAGATTATGATCACGGCGAGCATGAAACGTCCGACGGAGTGGAGTGCCTTGCTTCAACCCTTGTTTGCATGACCGTGCTCAAAAAGTGGCATGTTGGTTCGGCTTTGATAGAGAAAG GACTGAATTTCATACACGAGAATACGGAATTGTTTCTTGCGAGAAACAAGGATGAAAAGTTCCCTCGTTGGGTAGCTATCCTCTTGCCTGGAATGGTTGATTTGGCACATGCTGCTGGTTTGGAGATCGAATTCCCCGAGAGCGCAGAACCTGCCATTGCCGATTTATTCAGCAATCGACGACGACTTCTCGAAAC GGAAGAAGTTGCGGACCCGAACCAATATTACCCGTTGTTATCGTATCTTGAGGCATTGCCTCCGACATACAAAGTCGGCCATGAAAGCATATTGAAGCATCTGGACGGCGACGGCTCTTTGTTTCAATCACCCTCTGCAACATCGGGTGCTTACCTGGCCACCGGGAACGAAGATTGCTTGGCTTATCTTCAATCTCTTGCTTCAAATTGTGCTTCTAACGGCG TTCCATCTCTCTATCTCGTGGATGAAGAGCTTACAAAACTCTCCATGGTTCATCAACTGGTGAGATTGGGGTTGACCGAGTACTTTGACCGCGAGAAGGATGAAATTTTGGCACAAATCTACCG GAACTACAAGCACGAAAAACTGGTCCCCAAATCAATTCATTCAATCGCGGATAAGCTATGCAAAGATTGTTTGGAATTCTGGCTCTTGCGCATGCATGGTTATAGTGTATCACCAT CTAGCATTTGTTGGTTTCTAGATCGTGAAGAAGTCCGAGATCGCATCGAAAAGCATTATGAACACTTCTCGAGCGTGTTCCTCTACATTTATAGAGCCAGCAATCTTATGCTGCCCGGCGAACGTCAGCTCGAGGAAGCGAGAGCTTTCTCGAAGAagtttcttgagaaaattgCATCTGGAGGAACGAGAGATGGAAGCATTGTCTCGTCAAGTCATTGCAGAATG ATTGAGCATGAATTGGGTCTTCCATGGATGGCTCGCCTAGACCACCTGGAACATAGGATGTGGATGGAGGAAAAAGATGCTTGTGTACTTTGGAGGGGAAAATTTTCTTGCCATAG GTCATCATTGGTTCATAATCAAGATATAATGCAACTTGCTCTGCAGAACTTTGAACTGAGACAATCTGTTTACAGGTTGGAGCTTGATGTAGTCAAAAG GTGGTCGGGAACAACCGGACTTAGCAAGATGGGGTTCGGTCGAGAGAAAACGACGTATACTTATTTTGCAGTCGCCACCTCCATTTCTCTGCCTTGCAACTCCGACGTTCGAGTGCTGGTAGCCAAGAGCGCAATCGTAATAACCGTGGCCGATGACTTTTTCGACATGGAAGGTTCATTAGAGGATCTGGAAAAGCTTACCGATGCGGTTCAAAG GTGGGACGGCGAAGGACTGAGCGGGCACGCCGATACCATATTCAATGCCCTCGACGATCTTGTCACCAACTTCCGAGTTAAATGCTTCCAACAATCAGGGAAGGACATCAAGGAAAACCTTCGACACATA TGGGGGGAGACATTCCAGTCATGGCTGATGGAGGCGAAGTGGAGCAGAAGCGGAGGCGCGCCAACGACCCAGGAGTACCTCGACGTGGGCATGACGTCCATCGCAGCACACACCTTAGTACTTCCCTCTTCGTGCCTCGCCAGCCCCGCGACCGTGTTGCATCAGCTGTGGTCCGACCCCTACCATACCATCGCCAAATTGCTCATGGTCATCACTCGGTTGCTCAATGACATCCAAAGCTACCGG aaagaagaaaaggaaggcaAATTGAACTTTGTGCTACTCTACCTAAAGGAAAACCCCGAAGCCAACATTGAGGACTCCATCAAATTCGTGCAATTGCTGATCGACCAGATGAAGAAAGAGTTCCTCCAGCACGTACTCGACAGGGACTCCAACTTGCCGGAACCGAGCAGGCGTCTGCACCTTGGTTGTTTGAAAGTGTTCCACATGTTCTTCAACTCCTCCAACCGCTACGACTCGGACATGGACATGCTACACGACATCCACAAAGCACTCGTCATGCCGCCGCTGGTCCCCAAATCGAAGCCTCTTAGGCCTCTGCCGGAGCCACCGGGACCGAAGCCACGAGTGTTTGCAACCAAGAGCTGGTCCGGCCGATTCGACCTCGATTGTTTCCCTAAGAAGAGCTTTATCAAGTATCGAACGTCTTCCCATAGTGGTCCGGCGAAGAGATGGGAGAAGATGTACAAGTCATCTAGTTTTAGGTTATGTTTCGCTTAG